ATGGCGCCGGCGGCGCGCCTGCCCGCGTAACGTCGATGCGCAAATCTTCATACATCAAGTAGCAATGCGCTTCGGGGAGAGCCGCGACGCCGTAGCGCTGAAGCACGGCGCCTACGCCCGGAGTATTGCGCTCGTCCATTTCATAGACACCGAGCATGAGCATGACGTCGAACTCCTGCTCAAGAGCAAGAGCCGCCAGGAACGCATGCTTCGTGCTGCACGTGCCTTTCCCTTTGCGAAGAACGGCGCCGAAGTCAGCTCGATCCAATGTCCTGCCGTAAGGAAGCTTTTGCAGGTAGCGCCCGGCGGCGCGGAAATCGCTGACGCCGCGCGCCATGATCTCCGCAGACAACGGGCCGGCCGGCTTCAATGTAAAATCCGCAAAGCATCCCATGACTCCATGCTCGCCTCGTTTCGTTATTTGAGATAGCCTCGCTCGCGGTAAAAGCGCTCCGCGCCCGGATGGAGCGGGACGTCGTTAGGCGCTTCTTCGTCATTGGCGCAAAGCTGCGCGATGTCGAGCGGCTTGAAATTATCGGTGGGAATGAGGTCTTTTCTTCTCTCGATCGCCTCGCAGAGTGCGTACGCCTCGTCGTCCGGCATGTCGGCACGCACGGCCATCGGCCAGCCGCTGAAATCGAGCGTCTGAACATCTTCGGACAAGCCGGGAAAACGGGATTTGGACATGACGGCCGGTCGGTAGCCGAGCGCTACCATGCGCTTGAGAATTTTTCCCTCAACCGGCAGGTACTGGAAGCCGTGCGCCAGGGCCGTCTGCCCCCAGCTCTTGATTCCCTCGTCGAAGATCGCGTTCACGGCCCCGCTCTCGATCGCCTCCCGCCGCGCCGGATTGCTGGGTCCGGGCACCGGCTGAATCTTTCCGCCCCATTTGCGAATATCCGCCAGCGTAAAGCCAGCAGCGCGCATGACGGCGGTCACCGTGAACATCGTGGCATTTCTCAACAGAGCGTCTTGGGTTATCCGTGCGGTGGAAAGGCGCAGCGGATACCGTTGCTTTTTAATTTGATCGAGAGAGGTGATCCCGGTGGACTCATGGACGGCAAAGGCCACGACGTCATAAGAGGGGAAGACCGCGATCGTTCTCAGGGGAAGCCGCTTACGGAACGGACCTTTACCGCGGTACGCCAAGGTCAGCATCGACGATGGGTTGAGCCATACGAGCGAGAATTTCCCTTCGGCCAGCGCCATAAGCTCGCGAAAGCCGCCGGTGGCGAACGACAACGAGACGCTGTCTTTTTCGTCGTTCGCTCTGGCGGCAAGGAAAAGTTTCAGCGTGCGGCCGAGCCGGGAACGGGTCTGCAGAACGCCCTCCGCCGCTCGCGTGGTTTCGAAAGAGAGCGCGCCGTCGTAGAGAGCGGAGGCCATTTCCAAAAGCCCCTTGGCCCGCTGGATTCCCGCGTTGTATCGTTTCTTGTCCATGTCTTATGTCCTCTTCCGGTCGAATCGCTTCGTCGCGCTGGCGGTGATGAATGCTTCGAAGCGATCGAGCAACTTATCCGGCTCTTCTTCCACAATGAGCATGGACCGATGCTGCGGCTTGAGAAAACCCTCCTCGACCGCGCGATCTAAAAAGCGGACGAGATGATGATAGTATCCGGAGACGTTTAAGAGACCGCACGGCTTGTCGTGAAGGTCGAGCTGAGCCCAGCTCAGAACTTCGAAAAATTCCTCCATCGTGCCGATGCCGCCCGGCAGGCCCATAAAGCCGTCGGACAGCTCCGCCATCACGGCTTTGCGCTCGTGCATGGATTTCACGATCCTTAGCTCGGTAAGCCCGCGGTGCGCGAGCTCTTTATCGACCAACAATTCGGGAATCACGCCGATGACTTGACCGCGCTGCGCCAACACCGCGTCCGCGATCTCGGACATGAGCCCGACGTTGCCGCCGCCATACACAAGCCCGTAGCCGCGCTCGACCAGCAAGCGGCCGAGCCGCCGCGCAGCGTCCGCATATTCGGAACCTGCGCCGGCCCTCGACCCCGTGAAGACACAGATTCTTCCTTTCAAGCCCGCCTCGTCTAGCCGCCGCACTCGCCCGGAGAAAGAGACAATGCCGGATGAGTCTCGTCCGCGAATTTGTAAATGAATTCGAAAGCGATCTTGTTCTTCACCGCCTCCCGGTATAGTTGCTCCGCGCACACGAACTTGGTGATCTGTTGCCGCAAGGCATTCTCGAGAGCCTCGCGATCCCGAGGAGATCCGCGAACCGTATAGGTGTAGATTACGCGCTGCGGACCCGCTTCGATCGATTCCCATCTTATGGACGGATTGATATCCATCGGCAATGCCGCCTTCTCCCGCTCGGCCGCAACGATTTTCTCCGCGGTGAGAGGCGCGATGAATTCCCGGGCATAGGCGAACAGCAGGATTGCGATCAAGACCAAACCCGCGGCCAGACCGTACTTGAATAACTTCTCTCTTGTTTCCGCCGTCATCGCTGGCGACCTCCGGCCGCCGTATCCGAAGATTCTGCTCTCGGCGCGGCCCTTAAGGGCAGGCCGCGCCGGAGGCAAGAATCGTTTCGTAGATGTCCAAAACGCCCGCGTCTTCCAAATGGAGAAAATGCCCGACCCCTTTGACGACGACCATCTCGCAATCGGGAATTTGCGAGGCGAGCAATTTAACGTCGTCGAGGTCGATGATCGCGTCCTTCTCGCCGTTTAAAAGCACCGTCTTCGCCCGGATGCTTTTCAAATCGACCACCTCGCTCAAGCTCTTTGATGAGATAACGAACAAGCCATGCTCGTAGAACGCGCGCACGCGCTCTTCCGTCATCGTGCGAAATTGGCTCGCGATTTTCTGCTTGATCGACGAAGGGAGGTCTTCACCAAAGCTTTGGATCAGGACCTCGGCCACTTTTTCGGGATTTTTCATGTCCACGGTGGCGCCCTGTTCGATGGTGTCGACCAGCTTTCTGCTCGGTTTGGTTCCGAGGCTCGCCAGCACCATTCTTTTTATCCTGAGCGGATGGGCCGCGGCGAAAGCCGCCGCGACGACGCCGCCCCAAGAAGCGGCGCAGAGCGTGGCTTCGGCGCAGGTGGCCGTTTCATCGAGCACGGCGTCGAGTATCCCGATCTGCTCGTTCAGCGATATCTCTTCCGCGCCGGAAAGAATTTTCGCCCTTCCCTGATTGGGAAAATCGAAAAGCACGATTCGATAACGGTGGGAGAACCGCGCGATGAACGTTTGCCACATGGCCATGGACTGCTGCACACCGTTAACGCAAACGACATGCGGCGCGTCGTTTTCAAATATCCTGTAGGGAATGAGGAACCTGTCCGTCTCCAGGACGGCTTTTACTTGTGCGGTCGTTTTGGGCATGTCATCACTGGCTACACCCTCGTCGTTGGATTTGCCTCCGTCTCGCGGCGTATGTAATTAATAATGTCCTCGGAAATTGCGCGCAAATCAAGCCGAAGAGCCGTCTGTCGCTTGGAATCAGAAAGGACTAGAAGTTAATACGACTTCCGCCACACGCTGGCGAGCCACGGCTGCTGTTCGCGCGGCAGGCCGGGCGGGCGATAATAGTGAGTCAGCTCGACAAAGCCGGCATTCGTCACAAAGCGCCGCCAAGTTTCGAGATCGTGATACGCGCCATATCTTTGGCCCTGCCATCTTTCTTCATTCTCACCATGAGGATTCGAGCTGAACAATACGCCGCCCGACTTCAGCGTCGCATGCAAATCGCGCAGAACGCGCGGCAATTCCTGACTCGGCACATGGAACAGCGCGGCGTTCGCGAAGACGCCGTCGAAACGATTCGCCGGCAGATCGAGCTTCAGAAAATCCTGCTCCCACACCTCGCAGCCAGAGCACGCGCGCGCCATCTCCGCCAACCGCGCCGAGCCTTCCAGACCGACGGCGACGTGTCCGAGTGTTGAGAAAGTCTTCAAATCCCGCCCCGGCCCACAGCCGAAGTCGAGAATCGTGAACGGCGGATCGCCCTCGATGTACTTCAGCAACGCATCAATATTCTGGCTGACATCATGGTCCTTCGTGCCCTGCCAAAAGTCTTCTGCGTGCTGATCGTAGTATTCCAGCGTCGTGTTGGCGATTTTTTCAAGGTCCCGTCGATGCAGTTTCTTCGAGGCTGATCGTTGGTGCACGGCTAAATTGAGAACTAGCGATTCTTCTCGGCCGACGCGCGGAGCGCGTCGACCACGGCCGCGAGCGTGGGAGGCGGCTCGGTGCGATCTTTGAACGGCGCGAGTCGCTCATTGATCTCGGCGGCCGCAAGGTGAAAGCCCGACGGCAGTCCGGCGGCCTCGAAGGTTGCCGCGATCTCCCTCATCTCCCACATACCGCCACGCCTTGGGCACGGCCACCGCGGCGGCCCGGATGCTCCGCTGATCGGCGTCGGGCTGGGAGAGCGCCCATTCTTCGACAAGAGCTTCGTCCACGTCCTCGATCGCGGCGAGCGCGCGGACCGCGATGACAAGCGCATCGCTGCACTTGCTCCAGGCGGCGTAAGCCATCTTTAGAGCGGAAGCGGCGCCGGGCTTCTCGCCGATCGTCCTCGCGTCGAGCATGCTCGTGGAAAAGAGCCGCGCCACTTCCGCGGCGCGGGTTCCCGAGAGATAGAGACGAGTCGTCCCCGCCCGCTTGACCGGCGATCCGATGATGCCGCCATCCACGAAGCTCGCTCCCGCTTTCGCCACTGTCGCGCCAATTTGCTCGGCCGTGGCTCGGGAAACCGCGTTGGCGTCAACATAAATGCCGCTGAACTTGTGCGCCGCCACGCTGCGGGCAAGCTCCAGGGCCGCGTGCGGCGGGCACACGGAAAGAATCACGTCGCTCGTCCGGACCGCGTTGGTAAGATGCTGCACGTCGATCAGTCCGGCCCGGCGAGCGCGGTCCCGGGTTGACTCGCTGCGTTCGTGCGATGCCCAGACGACGCGGACGCCGCTCGTGGCGGCGGCCGCGCCGACGGTGACGCCCATATTGCCCGGATGCAGCAGCGCTACAGT
The DNA window shown above is from Candidatus Binatia bacterium and carries:
- a CDS encoding TIGR00730 family Rossman fold protein, whose translation is MKGRICVFTGSRAGAGSEYADAARRLGRLLVERGYGLVYGGGNVGLMSEIADAVLAQRGQVIGVIPELLVDKELAHRGLTELRIVKSMHERKAVMAELSDGFMGLPGGIGTMEEFFEVLSWAQLDLHDKPCGLLNVSGYYHHLVRFLDRAVEEGFLKPQHRSMLIVEEEPDKLLDRFEAFITASATKRFDRKRT
- a CDS encoding alpha/beta hydrolase, with amino-acid sequence MPKTTAQVKAVLETDRFLIPYRIFENDAPHVVCVNGVQQSMAMWQTFIARFSHRYRIVLFDFPNQGRAKILSGAEEISLNEQIGILDAVLDETATCAEATLCAASWGGVVAAAFAAAHPLRIKRMVLASLGTKPSRKLVDTIEQGATVDMKNPEKVAEVLIQSFGEDLPSSIKQKIASQFRTMTEERVRAFYEHGLFVISSKSLSEVVDLKSIRAKTVLLNGEKDAIIDLDDVKLLASQIPDCEMVVVKGVGHFLHLEDAGVLDIYETILASGAACP
- a CDS encoding TAXI family TRAP transporter solute-binding subunit encodes the protein MDKKRYNAGIQRAKGLLEMASALYDGALSFETTRAAEGVLQTRSRLGRTLKLFLAARANDEKDSVSLSFATGGFRELMALAEGKFSLVWLNPSSMLTLAYRGKGPFRKRLPLRTIAVFPSYDVVAFAVHESTGITSLDQIKKQRYPLRLSTARITQDALLRNATMFTVTAVMRAAGFTLADIRKWGGKIQPVPGPSNPARREAIESGAVNAIFDEGIKSWGQTALAHGFQYLPVEGKILKRMVALGYRPAVMSKSRFPGLSEDVQTLDFSGWPMAVRADMPDDEAYALCEAIERRKDLIPTDNFKPLDIAQLCANDEEAPNDVPLHPGAERFYRERGYLK
- a CDS encoding NAD(P)-binding domain-containing protein, with protein sequence MNLKTVALLHPGNMGVTVGAAAATSGVRVVWASHERSESTRDRARRAGLIDVQHLTNAVRTSDVILSVCPPHAALELARSVAAHKFSGIYVDANAVSRATAEQIGATVAKAGASFVDGGIIGSPVKRAGTTRLYLSGTRAAEVARLFSTSMLDARTIGEKPGAASALKMAYAAWSKCSDALVIAVRALAAIEDVDEALVEEWALSQPDADQRSIRAAAVAVPKAWRYVGDEGDRGNLRGRRTAVGLSPCGRRDQ
- a CDS encoding class I SAM-dependent methyltransferase, which codes for MHQRSASKKLHRRDLEKIANTTLEYYDQHAEDFWQGTKDHDVSQNIDALLKYIEGDPPFTILDFGCGPGRDLKTFSTLGHVAVGLEGSARLAEMARACSGCEVWEQDFLKLDLPANRFDGVFANAALFHVPSQELPRVLRDLHATLKSGGVLFSSNPHGENEERWQGQRYGAYHDLETWRRFVTNAGFVELTHYYRPPGLPREQQPWLASVWRKSY